A single region of the Gemella sp. zg-570 genome encodes:
- a CDS encoding choline kinase family protein, translated as MNYKEIIKIFDKNFSQDVNNIEVIGGMTNYNYLVETNKKKYILKFFGRGTEKLISRELEKKNLEIVKLFNLDVNNYIFDIKQGIEINEYIENAITYDEKIIKTKLSSISKILQIVHLSKPQFNSKFDIFFEIEKYESLIENSIPYKNYKEIKLEIIKLKEELNKIGLDYKNCHIDLVPENFIEDTKGRIYLIDWEYCAVNDPMWDIASLFLESNFIKSEEEEFFNFYKTEKTPINQQKIFIYKILQDILWSLWTVYKEEQGTFFGTYGRDRYERMLKNLEEYKARYEK; from the coding sequence TTGAATTATAAAGAAATTATAAAGATTTTTGATAAAAATTTTTCTCAAGATGTAAATAATATAGAAGTAATAGGAGGAATGACTAACTACAATTATTTAGTCGAAACAAATAAAAAAAAATATATACTTAAATTTTTTGGTAGGGGAACAGAAAAATTAATTAGCAGAGAGTTGGAGAAAAAAAATTTAGAGATAGTAAAATTATTTAATCTTGATGTTAATAATTATATATTTGATATAAAACAAGGTATAGAAATAAATGAATATATTGAAAATGCAATTACTTATGATGAAAAAATAATAAAAACAAAATTATCTTCTATATCTAAAATATTACAAATAGTTCATTTGTCAAAACCACAATTTAATTCAAAATTTGATATTTTTTTTGAAATTGAAAAGTATGAAAGTTTGATAGAAAATTCTATACCTTATAAAAATTATAAAGAAATTAAGTTAGAAATAATAAAATTAAAGGAAGAATTAAACAAGATAGGACTTGATTACAAAAATTGTCATATAGACCTGGTTCCTGAAAATTTTATTGAAGATACTAAGGGTAGAATATATCTTATTGATTGGGAGTATTGTGCAGTAAATGATCCTATGTGGGATATAGCATCCCTATTTTTAGAATCTAATTTTATAAAATCAGAGGAAGAAGAATTTTTTAATTTTTATAAAACTGAAAAAACTCCTATAAATCAGCAAAAGATATTTATATATAAAATTTTGCAAGATATTCTTTGGAGTTTGTGGACGGTTTATAAAGAAGAACAAGGTACATTTTTCGGTACTTACGGGAGAGATAGATATGAAAGAATGTTAAAGAACTTAGAGGAGTATAAGGCAAGATATGAAAAATAA
- a CDS encoding glycosyltransferase family 2 protein: MLVSVIIGLLNEEKYLPRLIKDLENQTYPKKKIEIIFIDGMSSDNSWNILEKFKASSNEFNNILLLKNPKKILSVGMNIGIKNASGDCFLKVDCHSHISKNFIEENVKTILSGEQVCGGPRPSIIENEDSFSKTLLLVEENIFGSGIANYRKQSDDNKIKYVSSVFQGMYKREVFEKVGLLDELVGRVEDNEIHYRIRKNAYKIAYNNSILSYQYTRPNLKGMLKQKYSNGDWIGKVSHVYPKCFSIFHFVPLLFVLAIIASLLLSYFSSIFLVILFSIYFLFIILVSSLAIIKNEFSMTNLLLPFLIFAVHLSYGLGTLLGLIKGFSWKKYYLKNKKIDYI; encoded by the coding sequence ATGTTAGTATCTGTAATTATAGGGTTACTAAATGAAGAAAAATATTTACCGAGATTAATTAAAGATTTAGAAAACCAAACATACCCTAAAAAGAAAATAGAAATAATTTTTATAGATGGTATGTCGTCAGATAATAGTTGGAATATACTAGAAAAATTTAAAGCAAGCAGTAATGAATTTAATAATATTTTATTACTAAAAAACCCTAAAAAAATATTGTCTGTGGGTATGAACATTGGTATAAAAAATGCTAGTGGAGATTGTTTTTTAAAAGTAGATTGTCATTCGCACATAAGCAAAAATTTTATCGAAGAAAATGTTAAAACTATTTTATCAGGTGAGCAAGTTTGCGGAGGACCTAGACCGAGTATAATAGAAAATGAAGATAGTTTTTCAAAAACTTTATTACTGGTAGAAGAAAATATTTTTGGTAGTGGAATTGCCAACTATCGCAAACAAAGCGATGATAATAAAATAAAATATGTTTCTTCAGTATTTCAGGGTATGTACAAAAGAGAAGTATTTGAAAAAGTAGGTTTGCTAGATGAACTAGTTGGCAGGGTAGAAGATAATGAAATACATTATAGAATTAGAAAAAATGCTTATAAGATAGCCTACAACAATTCTATTTTATCCTATCAATATACAAGACCAAATCTAAAAGGAATGTTAAAACAAAAATATTCTAATGGAGACTGGATAGGAAAAGTTAGCCATGTTTATCCTAAATGTTTTTCTATATTTCATTTTGTTCCCTTATTATTTGTTTTAGCCATAATAGCTTCCTTATTACTTAGCTATTTCAGTAGCATTTTTTTAGTAATATTATTTTCAATTTACTTTTTATTCATAATTTTAGTAAGCAGTTTAGCCATAATAAAGAATGAATTTTCTATGACAAATTTACTATTACCCTTTTTAATTTTTGCAGTTCATCTTTCTTACGGACTAGGAACTTTGCTAGGATTAATTAAAGGCTTTAGTTGGAAAAAATATTATTTAAAAAATAAAAAAATAGACTACATATAA
- a CDS encoding SDR family oxidoreductase: protein MTKIVLITGASLGLGKEFAYKYAKETYNLLLVARSENKLLEIKNYLEKKYNIRVFILVKDLSKNSAAKEVYEYCKENNLRVEILINNAGFGDFGDFKDSDLDKQTNMIDLNVRSLVQMTHYFLNEMIDKNSGKILNLASVASFMPGPKMSVYYASKAFVLSFTEALAEELTKFNIKISALCPGPTKTNFEKNADVNFSGVKMQEASEVVNYAYDKFMSSKKVIILPGLQNKILVTSVKFLPKSFLRKAVNIIQSNFRGK, encoded by the coding sequence ATGACAAAAATAGTATTAATAACTGGAGCATCATTAGGTTTAGGGAAAGAGTTTGCTTACAAGTATGCAAAGGAAACTTATAATTTATTATTAGTAGCAAGAAGTGAAAATAAATTATTAGAAATAAAAAATTATTTAGAAAAAAAATATAATATTAGAGTCTTTATTTTAGTAAAAGATTTATCAAAAAATTCAGCGGCAAAAGAAGTTTATGAATATTGTAAAGAAAATAATTTAAGAGTAGAAATCTTAATTAATAATGCAGGTTTTGGAGATTTCGGAGATTTTAAAGATAGTGATTTGGATAAACAAACAAATATGATAGATTTGAATGTTAGAAGTTTGGTTCAAATGACGCATTATTTCCTAAATGAAATGATTGATAAAAATAGTGGAAAAATTTTAAATCTTGCTTCGGTTGCTAGCTTTATGCCAGGGCCAAAAATGAGTGTTTACTATGCAAGTAAAGCCTTTGTTTTAAGTTTTACAGAAGCTTTAGCTGAAGAACTGACCAAATTTAATATAAAAATATCAGCCCTATGTCCAGGACCTACGAAAACTAATTTTGAAAAAAATGCCGATGTGAATTTCAGTGGAGTAAAAATGCAAGAAGCTAGTGAAGTTGTAAATTATGCTTATGATAAATTTATGTCTAGTAAGAAAGTTATAATTTTACCTGGTTTGCAAAATAAAATTTTAGTTACAAGTGTAAAATTTTTACCAAAGTCTTTTTTAAGAAAAGCAGTAAATATTATTCAATCTAATTTTAGGGGAAAGTAA
- a CDS encoding YitT family protein produces MSKLNYLKKYFVVLIGSIIFAAGLEFFLIPNNILDGGVVGLSIIAYHYIKIPLGIFIFILNIPFLYLGYKQIGLQFTLASIFGVVALSISTSLFHPYPPLVTNPFLACVFGGIILGIGVGLVIRSGGTLDGSEMFSIFITRKLPISVGEMVLVINVGIFIISGFIFGWEAALYSMISYFIASKVMDTVIEGLNDSKSVMIISKDYDAISKAIQKQLGRGVTLLIAEGGYSGDKTKVVFCVITRIEESILKEIVTSIDKNAFLSMGNIAEVSGANFKKRDIH; encoded by the coding sequence TTGTCAAAATTAAATTATTTGAAAAAATATTTTGTAGTATTAATAGGTTCTATAATTTTTGCGGCGGGACTAGAATTTTTCTTAATACCTAATAATATTTTAGATGGTGGGGTAGTAGGTTTATCTATTATTGCTTATCACTATATAAAAATCCCCTTAGGTATCTTTATATTTATTTTAAACATTCCATTTTTGTATTTAGGCTATAAACAAATAGGTTTACAATTTACACTGGCTTCTATTTTCGGTGTGGTAGCTCTATCTATATCAACAAGCTTATTCCACCCTTACCCCCCTTTGGTAACAAATCCATTTTTAGCTTGTGTTTTTGGAGGGATAATACTGGGTATTGGCGTTGGCTTAGTTATTCGTAGCGGTGGAACATTAGACGGCAGTGAGATGTTTTCTATTTTTATTACAAGAAAATTACCAATTTCTGTTGGAGAGATGGTTTTAGTTATTAATGTAGGGATATTTATTATTTCTGGTTTTATTTTTGGTTGGGAAGCAGCCCTTTATTCAATGATAAGTTATTTCATAGCTTCAAAAGTTATGGATACGGTTATTGAAGGATTAAACGATTCTAAATCAGTTATGATTATTTCTAAAGACTATGACGCTATTAGTAAGGCCATACAGAAACAATTAGGTAGGGGTGTTACATTACTTATAGCAGAGGGTGGTTATAGTGGTGATAAGACTAAAGTTGTTTTTTGTGTTATCACTCGTATAGAAGAATCAATTTTAAAAGAAATAGTTACAAGTATAGATAAAAATGCCTTTCTTTCTATGGGGAATATTGCAGAAGTTAGTGGAGCTAACTTTAAAAAACGAGATATACATTAA
- a CDS encoding GH25 family lysozyme — translation MKRNKTKKILMMLAVMTSPLIVNQVVEEKIASAQSLGWYQENGKWYYLEADGSLAKNKWIGDYYLGANGAMLTSSWTPDGYYVDENGKWVPNKAKQTGWYQENGKWYYLEADGNLAKNKWIGDYYLGANGAMLTSSWTPDGYYVDYSGKWLANKTKQTGWHQENGKWYYLEADGSLAKNKWIGDYYLGVNGAMLTSSWTPDGYYVDYRGKWLANKTKQTGWHQENGKWYYLEADGSLAKSKWIGDYYLGANGAMLTSSWTPDGYYVDENGKWLANKTKQTGWHQENGKWYYLEADGSLAKNKWIGDYYLGVNGAMLTSSLPSDGYHVDYIDNKVNKENISYKFTPKKIADISEHNLDIDFSKLKHEVDGLIIRAGFGTVREDRKFREYANAALKEGIPFGFYWYSYALNEEQAKAEANMFLNTIKNYKPEYPIFVDMEDADYWKEKQGSHHPANSWQGRENIIKTHIDIYKENGYLGGVYASRNWFNSMSNDLNKYNRWVAHWTQDPNTYVASSYGMHQYTSDGSAAGVPGRLDLSMSFVDYPKIIKNGGFNNW, via the coding sequence ATGAAAAGAAATAAGACAAAAAAAATATTGATGATGCTAGCAGTAATGACTAGTCCATTAATAGTAAATCAAGTAGTGGAAGAAAAAATAGCATCAGCACAAAGTCTAGGCTGGTATCAAGAAAATGGCAAATGGTACTATTTAGAAGCAGACGGCAGCCTAGCAAAAAACAAGTGGATAGGAGACTACTACCTAGGAGCAAATGGAGCGATGCTAACAAGTAGTTGGACACCAGACGGCTACTATGTAGATGAAAATGGTAAGTGGGTTCCCAACAAAGCCAAACAAACAGGCTGGTATCAAGAAAATGGCAAATGGTACTATTTAGAAGCAGACGGCAACCTAGCAAAAAACAAGTGGATAGGAGACTACTACCTAGGAGCAAATGGAGCGATGCTAACAAGTAGTTGGACACCAGACGGCTACTATGTAGATTACAGTGGTAAGTGGCTAGCAAACAAAACAAAACAAACAGGCTGGCATCAAGAAAATGGCAAATGGTACTATTTAGAAGCAGACGGCAGCCTAGCAAAAAACAAGTGGATAGGAGACTACTACCTAGGAGTAAATGGAGCAATGCTAACAAGTAGTTGGACACCAGACGGCTACTATGTAGACTACAGAGGCAAGTGGCTAGCAAACAAAACAAAACAAACAGGCTGGCATCAAGAAAATGGAAAATGGTATTATTTAGAAGCAGACGGAAGCCTAGCAAAAAGCAAGTGGATAGGAGACTACTACCTAGGAGCAAATGGAGCAATGCTAACAAGTAGTTGGACACCAGACGGCTACTATGTAGATGAAAATGGTAAGTGGCTAGCAAACAAAACAAAACAAACAGGCTGGCATCAAGAAAATGGAAAATGGTATTATTTAGAAGCAGACGGAAGCCTAGCAAAAAACAAGTGGATAGGAGACTACTACCTAGGAGTAAATGGAGCAATGCTAACAAGTAGTTTGCCATCAGACGGCTACCATGTAGACTACATAGACAACAAAGTTAATAAAGAAAATATCAGCTACAAATTTACCCCTAAAAAAATAGCAGATATAAGCGAACATAATCTTGATATAGATTTTTCAAAATTAAAACATGAAGTTGATGGGCTAATAATTCGTGCTGGTTTTGGAACAGTAAGAGAAGATAGAAAATTTAGAGAATATGCCAACGCAGCCTTAAAAGAAGGTATTCCATTTGGATTTTATTGGTACTCTTACGCTCTTAATGAAGAGCAGGCTAAAGCTGAAGCAAATATGTTTCTAAATACAATTAAAAACTATAAGCCAGAATACCCAATATTTGTTGATATGGAGGATGCTGATTATTGGAAAGAAAAACAAGGTTCACATCACCCAGCAAATTCTTGGCAAGGAAGAGAAAATATAATAAAAACTCATATAGATATTTACAAGGAAAATGGTTACTTAGGTGGAGTATACGCCTCTAGAAATTGGTTTAATAGTATGTCAAACGACTTAAATAAGTATAATCGCTGGGTAGCTCACTGGACTCAAGATCCTAACACTTATGTTGCTTCTTCATATGGAATGCATCAATATACTTCAGATGGTTCTGCTGCCGGAGTACCTGGGAGACTAGATTTAAGTATGTCATTTGTAGATTATCCAAAAATAATAAAAAATGGTGGCTTTAATAATTGGTAA
- a CDS encoding glycosyltransferase codes for MKKILFTVWTTREGGGAEKILSNLTRELEKKYDIDVLEVGKFNNHKVNLGEKTRLLKPLLNKIDDRRIKYLFKRLFFEYVPNLYKRVRCRKKYDYEIAFNYLYPAYLINKNTKSIAWNHGSIENLLDEKEKFNKIKYGKALKNIDRIVAISNKTQQSIVDVYPEYEDKVVKIYNGYDFSDIIKNSKEEVEYEKDSLLFLGRLEEAKGIKRLLNIYLELVKKDIKQKLYLLGEGELKSWVEDFIKENSLEDRVILLGYKSNPYPYIKSSSYILMTSKGEGFPTVFVEGLALGVGFVSTNVGGVEELSNLGKCGFVNDYDRELINYLASELKKDKKDRLIKKESCLGHVENYTLEKQVSSLINLLEEI; via the coding sequence ATGAAAAAAATATTATTTACAGTATGGACAACCAGAGAGGGTGGCGGTGCTGAAAAAATTTTGTCTAATCTAACTAGAGAGTTAGAAAAAAAATACGACATAGATGTCTTAGAAGTTGGAAAATTTAATAATCATAAAGTTAATCTAGGTGAAAAAACAAGATTATTAAAGCCCCTACTTAATAAAATTGATGATAGGAGAATAAAATATCTTTTTAAGAGACTTTTCTTTGAGTATGTTCCTAATCTATATAAAAGGGTTAGATGCCGAAAAAAATATGATTATGAAATAGCCTTTAATTATCTTTATCCTGCTTATTTAATAAATAAAAATACAAAAAGTATTGCCTGGAATCATGGAAGTATTGAAAATTTACTAGATGAAAAAGAAAAATTTAATAAAATAAAATACGGTAAGGCCTTAAAAAATATTGATAGAATAGTAGCAATATCAAATAAAACTCAGCAGTCGATAGTTGATGTTTATCCTGAATATGAAGATAAGGTAGTAAAAATATATAATGGCTATGACTTTTCAGATATAATTAAAAATTCTAAAGAAGAAGTTGAGTATGAAAAAGATTCTTTATTGTTTTTAGGAAGATTAGAAGAAGCTAAGGGGATAAAAAGATTATTGAATATCTACTTAGAACTAGTTAAAAAAGATATAAAACAAAAATTATATTTATTAGGAGAAGGTGAATTAAAGTCTTGGGTTGAGGATTTTATTAAAGAAAATTCTTTAGAAGATAGAGTAATTTTATTAGGTTACAAATCTAATCCATATCCTTATATAAAATCTTCATCCTATATTTTAATGACTTCAAAAGGTGAAGGGTTTCCTACCGTTTTTGTTGAAGGTTTAGCACTAGGAGTTGGATTTGTTAGCACAAATGTAGGAGGAGTAGAAGAATTATCTAATTTAGGTAAGTGTGGTTTTGTTAATGACTACGATAGAGAGTTAATAAATTATTTAGCTAGCGAGTTAAAAAAAGATAAGAAAGATAGATTAATCAAAAAAGAATCTTGTTTAGGTCATGTTGAAAATTATACATTAGAAAAGCAAGTTTCAAGTTTAATTAATTTACTTGAGGAGATATAA
- a CDS encoding glycosyltransferase, with amino-acid sequence MYLTIAVAVYNGENYLERCLNSISKSIENYKGNKEVEVLVINDGSKDNSEVILRNYSNIFKNYVLINKENGGLSSVRNYAVENAKGKFLWMIDVDDEIIEDAVSNVLDRIDSDINIFNYTQISNKKIQVSLDRIILQKDFILSDNKKILLTAPSSWKFIFNTEFIRNTNLKFLDRTLYEDLNISPKLLTEAKSISSFDIDIYKYYINSNSIMTNKDIEKKKDIFIVMKDLKKYFEEKNILDTYYAELEYLHIHHMLYVSYVSIIQIDKNSKVLKELRDYVNNIYHSWLNNKYLQKENIMKRTILKYVYSDNRLLVISLLKIKEILQKFL; translated from the coding sequence ATGTATTTAACTATAGCTGTTGCAGTTTATAATGGAGAAAATTATTTAGAACGTTGTTTAAATTCAATTTCTAAATCAATAGAAAATTATAAGGGTAATAAAGAAGTTGAAGTATTAGTAATAAATGATGGATCAAAAGATAATAGTGAAGTTATTTTAAGAAACTATTCAAATATTTTTAAAAATTATGTATTAATTAATAAAGAAAATGGTGGATTAAGTTCTGTAAGAAATTATGCTGTTGAAAATGCTAAGGGAAAATTTTTATGGATGATTGATGTGGATGATGAAATAATAGAAGATGCTGTATCTAATGTTTTAGATAGGATAGATTCTGATATAAATATATTTAATTATACTCAGATATCAAATAAAAAAATTCAAGTAAGCCTAGATAGAATAATTTTGCAAAAAGATTTCATTCTATCAGATAATAAGAAAATATTATTAACAGCTCCGTCTTCTTGGAAATTTATTTTTAATACAGAATTTATAAGAAATACAAATTTAAAATTCTTGGATAGGACATTATATGAAGATTTGAACATAAGTCCGAAATTACTAACCGAAGCAAAAAGCATAAGTAGTTTTGACATTGATATATATAAATATTATATTAATAGTAACTCTATTATGACAAATAAGGATATAGAAAAGAAAAAAGATATATTTATCGTCATGAAAGATTTAAAGAAATACTTTGAAGAAAAAAATATTTTAGATACATATTATGCAGAACTAGAATATTTACACATTCATCATATGCTATATGTAAGTTACGTTTCTATTATACAAATTGATAAAAATTCTAAAGTTTTAAAGGAACTTCGTGATTATGTAAATAATATTTATCATAGCTGGCTAAATAATAAGTATTTACAAAAAGAAAATATTATGAAGAGGACTATTTTAAAATATGTATATAGTGATAATAGATTGTTAGTAATATCATTATTAAAAATAAAAGAAATATTACAAAAATTTTTATAA
- a CDS encoding NTP transferase domain-containing protein, whose protein sequence is MKEAKFNLLNIIEKNGNKYLSQREIAERLSISLGKVNSLIAELKNENLLSEDISITEKGYKSLEPYKVQNAVIMAAGMSSRFAPLSYESPKGLLIVKGEKLIERQIKQLQEVGINDITLVVGYMKEKMFYLEEKFNVNIVINSDYNRYNNSSSLKLVTHKLANTYICSSDNYFVENPFEKYVYHAYYSCVFEAGSTEEYCVSYDKKNRILDVTIGGKDSWTMLGHVYFDKNFSDKFVEILNNEYKYSITKEKLWEDLYIRYIKDLDLSIRKYDKSNIKEFDSLEDLRSFDEKYINNANSDILRNICKVLDCKESDIVNIKPIQSTATNTSFKFKVLGKNYVYRHPDIDTELYINRASEVATLEIAKKLEIDKSYIYVDKKEGWKLAYFMYDTTSLDYKNKEHVSKAIKILKKLHNSSETTSFEFNIWHEIDKLKKHLSKYKRTDFNNMSYMEDMIAKLKVYLENKDSKKTLCNINTNPSNFIIDKEDKMYLIDWEYSGMADPALDLGTFISCSDFNLEEVEKTIADYLEYKPSGKELGHFFAYISVMSFYWFLWAINQENKGKIIGEYLYTWYKFSNFYGKKALEVYKKTKT, encoded by the coding sequence TTGAAAGAAGCAAAATTTAATTTATTAAATATTATTGAAAAAAATGGTAATAAGTATTTATCGCAAAGAGAAATTGCAGAAAGGTTATCTATATCATTAGGAAAAGTAAATTCTTTAATAGCAGAATTAAAAAATGAAAATTTATTAAGTGAAGATATAAGTATTACGGAGAAGGGTTATAAATCTTTAGAACCTTACAAAGTTCAAAATGCTGTAATTATGGCAGCAGGTATGAGTAGTAGATTTGCTCCCTTATCCTATGAAAGTCCCAAAGGATTATTAATAGTCAAGGGCGAAAAATTAATAGAAAGACAGATAAAACAACTTCAAGAGGTTGGAATAAATGATATTACTCTAGTAGTAGGTTACATGAAAGAAAAAATGTTTTATCTCGAAGAAAAATTTAATGTAAATATAGTTATTAATTCAGACTATAATAGATATAATAATAGCTCATCATTAAAACTTGTAACTCATAAATTAGCTAATACCTATATTTGTTCTTCAGATAATTATTTTGTAGAAAATCCATTTGAAAAATATGTATATCACGCCTATTATTCTTGTGTTTTTGAAGCTGGTTCAACAGAAGAATACTGTGTTAGCTATGACAAAAAAAATAGAATTTTAGATGTAACTATCGGCGGAAAAGATTCTTGGACAATGTTGGGGCATGTTTATTTTGATAAAAATTTTAGTGATAAATTTGTAGAAATTTTGAATAATGAATATAAGTATTCAATTACAAAAGAAAAATTGTGGGAAGACCTATATATTAGATACATTAAAGATTTAGATTTATCTATAAGAAAATATGACAAATCAAATATCAAAGAATTTGATTCACTAGAAGATTTAAGAAGTTTTGATGAAAAATATATTAATAATGCTAACTCAGATATTTTAAGAAATATTTGCAAAGTATTAGATTGTAAAGAAAGCGATATAGTCAATATAAAACCTATACAATCAACTGCAACCAATACTTCATTTAAGTTCAAAGTTTTAGGGAAAAATTATGTTTATAGGCATCCTGATATAGATACAGAACTTTATATTAATAGGGCTAGTGAAGTAGCTACCTTAGAAATTGCTAAAAAATTGGAAATAGATAAGTCATACATATATGTAGATAAAAAAGAAGGTTGGAAATTAGCTTATTTTATGTATGACACAACAAGTCTGGATTATAAGAATAAAGAACATGTATCAAAGGCTATTAAAATATTAAAAAAACTTCATAATAGTAGCGAAACTACATCTTTTGAATTTAATATTTGGCATGAAATAGATAAATTAAAAAAACATTTGTCTAAATATAAAAGAACAGATTTTAATAATATGTCTTATATGGAAGATATGATAGCAAAATTAAAAGTATATTTAGAAAATAAGGATTCAAAAAAAACTTTATGTAATATCAACACGAATCCATCAAATTTTATAATTGATAAAGAAGATAAAATGTATCTGATAGATTGGGAATATTCTGGAATGGCTGACCCTGCATTAGACTTAGGAACTTTTATTTCTTGTTCAGATTTTAATTTAGAAGAAGTGGAGAAAACAATAGCAGATTATCTTGAATACAAACCAAGTGGCAAAGAGTTAGGACACTTTTTTGCTTATATTTCTGTAATGTCATTTTACTGGTTTTTATGGGCAATAAATCAAGAAAACAAGGGCAAGATAATTGGAGAATATCTTTATACTTGGTATAAATTCAGTAATTTTTATGGTAAAAAAGCATTAGAAGTTTACAAAAAAACCAAGACATAA
- a CDS encoding DMT family transporter — MKNKSKVYIGLFSGLFWGMGLTLSGLLFSIFDVSPFLVSLVHDFFSLIFLGLLIVIKYGKINFKIFSSMKNYSLVLAAILAGPLGMQFNLYAVKYLGAGFASSVTAIYPGLAVVLSIIFLKNKVNKETIFGIILIVLALFSQTFEISSGARTYLGILFGLLCALSWASESVLSSYAMDNDLRPIEALFIRQTTSFLAYLLIIIFNKVDFNFVAKGNFILIVVGMVLANMLSYLLYYAAINYLQASKATGLNVTYVIWTAVFSFIILGTDLTIRTIISSFVIILGVYIIIREK, encoded by the coding sequence ATGAAAAATAAAAGTAAAGTATATATAGGTTTATTTTCTGGCTTATTTTGGGGGATGGGTCTTACTTTAAGCGGCTTATTATTTTCTATTTTTGATGTTTCGCCATTTTTAGTTTCGCTTGTTCATGATTTTTTCAGTCTTATTTTTTTAGGGCTATTAATAGTTATAAAATATGGGAAGATAAATTTTAAAATATTTTCTAGTATGAAAAATTACAGCTTAGTTCTTGCGGCTATTTTAGCTGGTCCTTTAGGTATGCAGTTTAATTTATATGCCGTTAAATATCTTGGTGCAGGCTTTGCTTCGTCAGTTACTGCCATATATCCTGGCTTAGCTGTGGTCTTATCAATAATATTTTTAAAAAATAAGGTTAATAAAGAAACTATTTTTGGAATAATTCTTATAGTGCTAGCTTTGTTTTCTCAAACATTTGAAATAAGTAGTGGAGCAAGAACATATTTAGGAATTTTATTTGGTCTATTATGTGCTTTGTCTTGGGCTAGTGAGAGTGTATTATCATCTTATGCGATGGATAATGATTTAAGACCCATAGAGGCTCTGTTTATACGTCAAACTACATCTTTTCTAGCCTATTTACTAATAATAATTTTTAATAAGGTAGATTTTAATTTTGTTGCAAAAGGTAATTTTATATTAATAGTAGTAGGTATGGTTTTAGCAAATATGCTTTCTTATCTATTATATTATGCTGCCATAAATTATTTGCAGGCTTCAAAAGCTACGGGACTAAATGTTACCTATGTAATTTGGACAGCAGTATTTTCATTTATTATTTTAGGAACAGATTTGACTATAAGAACAATTATTAGCTCATTTGTAATAATTTTAGGAGTTTATATTATTATAAGAGAGAAGTAA